Genomic DNA from Triticum dicoccoides isolate Atlit2015 ecotype Zavitan chromosome 4B, WEW_v2.0, whole genome shotgun sequence:
agccggacactattcggcaggtacgtagaacttgaaggagaacccgccttgcaacgccgaagactacacacacactggacttatcgtcattgaagcctggttcgggggctactgagggagtcccggattagggggtgtccggatagccggacaccatcatcggccgaactatcatcggctggactatcatcatcaaccggactccaagactatgaagatagaagattgaagacttcgtcccgtgtccggatgggactttccttggcgtggaaggcaagcttggcgatacggatatgtagatctcctaccattgtaaccgactctatgtaaccctagccctctccggtgtctatataaaccggatggctcttgtccgtaggacaacaacaaccattacaatcataccataggctagcttctagggtttagcctccttgatctcgtggtagatccactcttgtaaacatccacaatatcaatatcaatcaagcaggacgtagggttttaccttcatcaagagggcccgaacctgggtaaaatatcgtgtcccttgtctcctgttaccatccgcctagacgcacagttcgggaccccctacccgagatccgccggttttgacaccgacagtattcATTGCAAAAAAAAATTACTCTAAATGTACTATAAAGACACCAGTATGACAATAGTAATTTTTTAATGCATCAAACCATACTAATTATACATAAACATAAAGACACCAATACCTTTTGATTGATAGATTGATGATATCCCATCTTATAATATAACTTTTCTATCGCCTTTTTGGAAGAAATTGATGACATCCTCATCCTTTACTTGATTGAAGAATTCTCTCtcaacaaatgtaaccaaacaattgTTCAAGTAATCATCACCCATTTTGCTCCTTAGCTTATTCTACATAGTTCATTGAAGAGAACACCCTTTCAACACTAGCAATAGCTATTGGCAGAATTAATACCAACTTAAGAAGCTTGTAAACAATATAGTATTGTTCATGCTCATTTGTCTCGACAAGCATAACTGAAAGCTCACACAGATTCTTCAAGTTTTGAAACCTTTCATCTCTATGCACTGAGTAACATACATGTTTAGTTGCCATGGAAGTCTTGCCAGTTCATCACTTGTGAAATCATTAGCATAAAACTTTGTAGCAAGCCTAACCAATTTCTCTTGATCATAAGTATCAAATAGACGAAGTGGGCAAAATGCTGTCATGCAAGAAAGTAGATATGTGTTTACCTCATCAAATCTGCCATTCAACTCACTGATTTTGCCTATCAATGACACACATACATATCAACTTTGAAGTTATGGTAATTCATTGCACCATTAAATAAACCCCTTCTAGGCTGGCCAGTGGGAAAGTAAGGACCCTCCATATCAACAATTTTGATCTTATGCTTTGTACAAAAAGATGTGACCTTTTTGAGAAAATCATCCCATCCAGATTAGTCCTCAAACCCTCCAAGTGATACTTTGTGATATCAACAAGCTCAATAGCATGAACAATATCTTGGTATTGCTTTTGCAAAGCTCTATCAACTCATCCGTGTATCCAAATATTTCTTGCATCAACTATGCCATGAAAACAAACTCAAATGATCGAAATGGTGTCAATATGTTTAGAGCCGCTTGCGCCTCCGCACCATGGTACTCTTTTCCAATCTTGATGAGGACTCATCGTATTGCACCATACATAGAGATTACATGGTTCACGGTTTTGAAGTGAGAGCCCCAACGTGTATCACATGGCCTCCCAAACCCATTTCCTGATTCAGCCCACTCCCCGTTTATACTTATTCCAGTTCCAGTGCATCAATGAGTTCCTCAGCCTGAGCTATACGAAGCATTCTCATCTTTTTACAACACATGCCAAGAGCATTTAACAAGTGTGCAAGTTGTTGAAATAACCAAGTATAATCACCACTCTCTTTAGCAACAACAACAAGAGTTAAACTGTAGTTGATGGGCAAAACAATGAACATAATAGGTAGAAGGAGACTCATCCATAATCAGTTTTTTAGGCCATTAGCATTACCTTTCATGTTGCTAGCTCCATCATATCCTTGCCCACGAACCATTACAAAGGTCAAATTGTACTTCAtaagcattttctcaattgcagctTTAAGTGTCAAAGAGGTAGTATCTTGAACATGATCAAGACCAAGAAATCTTACAGTGGCCCTTCCTTTCTTATCAACATAACGCAAGCAAACTGCAACTGTTCATTCTGATACACATCACTAGACTCATCTGCAAGTATTGCAAACTAGCCACCATCAAGTTCTTCAATGACTGATTTTGTAGTCTCCTGTGCACAATGTTTTATTAGCTCATGTTGTATATCATGGTGAGTCATCTTGCAATTCTGTGGAGCATTTTTTAGAACAACCCTATCAACCTCTTCAAAATTTCTAGCTAGCCGATTTAAAAGCTCATGAAAATTTCCTTTATTTAGCGAGTTTTCACTTTCATCATGTCCTCTAAATGCCAAGCCTTGGTGCAATAAAAATCTCAAACATTTGAGTATCCATGTCAAACACTCCTTATACAAAGCCTTATATTTGTGAGATGTTTGAAGCAAAAGACTCCCTAATTGATGCTTGTGGTGTAGTGAACATATCATACTTTTCTTGAGCTTCAGCATGAGCACTACGAACCTCAccttcatgtttcttcaatctcGATTTCATGTTCCAGTTCCTAAATCCATTCTTCACGAATGCATCTCCACCGGGATATTTTGCCTTATCCTTGAACAAATAGCAAACAAAGCAGAAAGCACTATCTTTTGTCACACTATACTCAATCCATGGAAATTCTTTAAAACAAACACGGCAAAAGTGATGGTCAACTCCACTTTTATTTGTACTCAAAGTTATGATTCTTTGGTTGACATGGCTCCATCTTAATATATCTTCTTCTTACTCTATCTTGGTCATTGACAGCATACATTGAGATGggaatccgcttcccaggatcaggtTCGAGTGCCTCCAAATCTGCTTCCATTGGTTAATCATCTGCATCACTTGTTTCAGCATCTTTTACTATTGGGGTTGGGGTTGCTTCTCTACTCTTCGGTTCATGTTCGCATCCGGTGCTTGCACTAACGCCAATTGCAAATTGCTCTCAAGCTGAACATAGGAGGTACAAGTACTCGATGCAGGTGCACTATCTTTCGGTGTAGATGTTTCATCAATCTTCTTTGCTTTTGAAGCTTTTTCCCATAATGCAAGAATCCTACTGCCACCACTAGTTCCATTCTTCTTCTTCATCTACATTACAACAAAACAAGGAAGAAATTAGCATCTACAAATTAAATCAACTGCTTGCAATAATTAGGCAAGCAAAaccgaatcaactaaaaaactgaaACTTTGTTTTCTTTAGGACTGTACCTGACCGCAGGGGGGAGAAACTGCCGCTGGTCCCTTGGCTGGGCGGCGCTGCGGCGGGCGATGGGCGGCTGGGACTGGACCACTGGACTTGACACTAATGAACAGATGAAGAGCAGAAGAGGGGCGGCCGACGGGGCTGGGGCGGGGCGGCGATGCAGTCCGATCGGCGCAGCTCCCAGTCAATCCTGGTGAAGATTAGAGgggcctggggcttggcggccggcGAGCACTGGCGGCATTGAGCGGCTGAGGGCGGGGCGGCCGGGCGTGGCGGCGGCCGGTGACTCGGTGAGCGGGGGTCGCTGGGAGGCTAGGGCTGTGTGCCTGTGTCCCTGGCCCGACGCTCGATCAGCGAGCAGGGGAAGTGGGGATTGGGGAACGAGCGAGTCAGCGAGAGAAGGGAGCGATTGTTGGGCGCATCCGGTGCCAGCTATGTATTAAAAAAATTTGGGCTCAATAATGGGTATTCATGCGAATACACACGAATATCCTCAGCGCCGCAGTGTGTgtcggtatcctcctgagtcatcaccatgctcaccatACCGTTGCTTCCGTCACCAGTTTGGTTTttctttctcgttgacatgttTCGGTATCCCCGTGACGTAatcacctgtgtctggccagacgttgATAAACGCTGTCGCACTGagagccctaagaatatctctcaatcgtcggaggagaaaatcccactctcgagctatccggtcacttgtcaaactttccggtgaaccttaaagttgtcgttatgatcaccttgttacagtTGACGTTTAAGCAACCCCCACCGCCTGATAggaatttttaatataaatttgattaAACTTAGCAAAATTTTTTGAATGttaaacttagcaaagtttgactttagacaaatctAAAACGAAGGGTGAAAATGACCGGAGGGAGTACTGCAAGTACGCCAGGTGAAACGACCGCACACTACCTCActgtcttagagcatctccaacagccgcacaAAAATTCCGCGCCCAATAAACATTATAGCGCGCCATTGTAGCACTTTGAAAGCGCCGGGACCAACTTTGCTTTAGCAGGTGCCCAAAAACGCGCGCCCAAAAAGCAGACAGTGCAAATTGTGAAGCGCGCGTAATCCGGCACCCCAAATATGGCGCGTGCGATAGCGTTTTTCAGCGCGCGCGCAAAAACTTTTAGCGCTACAGCTTCTGCTGGAGCTGTCCGGCGCCAAAAAAACAAACTTTTAACGCGCGGAGCTTTTtttggcgcctgttggagatgctcttttaaGTGTCTACCAGTACTCGTCTGTTCGTGGAACAGATAAGCACAGAATCCGAAGAGAGCGGCGGGTGGTTGGCAGATGGCTGCGGCGGGGACGTCGGGATCGAGCCAGCCGGGTGCTCCAGGAAGGTGGTCTCTTCACGGCAAGACGGCTCTCGTCACCGGCGGCACCCGCGGGATCGGGTACCCCCTCGGACACCTCTTTCTCTTCACCAGCAGCGCCCCAAACCCCGAGAGATCCCCTCGATGGCCGACCTGAGGAGCCCGTGTGATGCGCAGgcgtgcggtggtggaggaacttgCGGCGCTGGGGGCGGCCGTGCACACCTGCTCCCGGAAGGAGgcggagctgggcgagcgcctcaaggAGTGGGAGGCCAGGGGCTTCCGCGTCACAACCTCCGTCTGCGACCTCTCCGTCCGGGAGCAGCGGGAGCGCCTGATTGGCGACGTCGCCGAACGCTTCGGCGGCAAGCTCAACATCCTCGTGAGTTGGAACCAGTCGCATCTTCATTTCTCCTCTTTCTCGTTTCTAGTATGATCACATCCATCCGTCAGAAATGCAGTACTGTATTATCGAATTTTTCTCTGGGAATACCAGCTGCTGTAAGTTGCAGTCAAGCACACACACGTATAGTTTAATTCACCCCCTAAATGCCCGTGTACTATTCCCCAGCCTACAAATGAAACAGTATTAATGGAGATAAATGAAGCACGGAGCCCCTCGGAAAGTCAagggaagtggatcctctaacatgaAGAAGAGAAGTCACCTAAGCTACAATTCCCTAACTTCCCTCTTTCGCATCCACATGATTAAGGCTAAAATGACTTGATTTAATTTGCAAATTACAAATCTATTATATACATTTACAAAAATTACATACAAACAAAATTATGGTgcaataaaattaattttaaattTATTTACATGAACAGTAACCACGCACATAACCTGCTACAGTAGGTAAGTACAATATTTGCTACAGTGCCCCTGACTTTCCTTCTTTGTTTTGCACTAGATTGCACTGTAGCTTAGGTGACTTCCCTCCTTAATGTTAGAGGATCCACGGATCCTCTAACATTAAGGAGGGAAGTCACCTAAGCTACAATTCCAAAGTCAAGTACTAAACCCACTGGCCCGTGCAATTGCACGATGTAGCTTGCGAACTACATTGACTCCCACCTGGCCACCTCTCACTATCAATCATGTCCGTGTGTTTATTTATGGAGCTTTCTTCACTTTCAGCATCATGTGTTTGAGTTGATATATCTTTTCTCTCATGGAAGTGTATATAATATGTTGATTTCACAAAAACGCGCTGCAGACAGACATTCCCAATGAAATGATGTTTCTTATCTTAATAAGGCTGCATAAAACCTGAGTGCTTGTGTAGATTTGTGCCGTCTTCTTTCACTTGGTCTTTAAGGTAAACATTGGAGCAACAAACATAATTAAACCAACTACTGAATGTCCTGTAGAAGTTTAGTCACTCTTTTTCTGCGAGAAATGTTTACTCACTTTGAGGGCCACTTACCTTGGGTCTGCATATTGTTTGTGCCAATTTGCTCTGACTTTCTTCATTTCCTCTTTAAGGTAAACAATGTGGGGACAAACATAAGGAAACCAACTACTGAATATTCCGCTGAAGATTACTCTTTTTTGATGGCCACTAATCTTGAATCTGCATATCATCTTTGCCAACTTGCACATCCTCTTCTAAAAGCATCTGGCTTGGGCAGCATTGTTTTCATATCATCTGTCTGTGGATTAGTAGCCGTATTTAGCGGTACTCTATATGCCATGACTAAAGGTAACTACTGTAGCTCACTACCCGCCCGTGACTTTGACTTCCTGAGCATCTACTACGATTTTTTAGACATCTTCTATGCATAACTAGCTACTGGTTTTGTTCAGGTGCCATCAACCAGTTAACCAAGAACCTAGCATGTGAATGGGCAAAAGATGGCATAAGAACAAACTCTGTTGCTCCATGGTACATAACGACTTCGCTTACAGAAGGAGTAAGGATCTCAATTTGATTATTCCTCTCAAATCTACACAGTAATTTGGAACATATTATGAATCATGATTGTGACGTAGTATGCAGACTATAGCAACTCTAACTGCGTCGTGGTTATCCTTCTTACCTGTTTGACTTGAGGACTAATTATGCATTATTCTACTGCGCTCTTCCATATATGTGTTTAACtgcattatttctcttgagagcattGCTGCGCAACCTGTGCTTAGTTATAGTGATATGATTATGTCGTTGAGTATCTGATCAGAGCAAGTTGATTCATTTATGATAGTAAACATGTTTTAGTATCAGTTCTTGATGAAATTAGCGCAAAAAGTACATGTAGGGTAACAAAATCATGTTGATATCAGCCTATACCTTCCATCTACTATCAGAGAATGAACAAAGTGCATGTTTTAGGACCAGTCGAGAGAAATTATCACAAAAAGTATGCTTACACTTATATTCAAATTACATTTAGGGTAGCAAAAATCATGTTGATTTCAGCCTGTACCGTCATTACTATCAGAGAACGAACACAGTGCAGCTGTTTGGTTATCAGTATTATCTTATTTCACAATCATTATACTTAGTATACCTTAGCTCTTGACGTATTAGGTTCCACATCACAAGATGGTAGCGGGGAGCAGGTTTATCATGTATCTACTTCCGCTAATCCACAATAAGTATACCCAGGAAGGATTGCTTAAAGGGAGGGTCAATCATGCATGGTTAGGATTAAAACTGTTAAGTAGGGTAAAATAACCCAAttgataagtgccacacgtcaGGTGCGTGGCACTCCGGCCCTGAAGTTTTTCAGTGGCAATTCCTGTCACGCAAGGATGGCAATTTCCAGCGACACACGGCAAGTTTCTTGCCATGCTTCGCAACTAAAGTTGCCATTCTCGCGTCACTAAACCTGCCGTAGAAAACGTTTGAAGTTGCCATGTGCTCGTACCTGACGTTCGGTACTTATCAGGGTCCTAAAATAATGATACCGACCAATATACAGCCATGCCTGCAGCAATTCAGAAAATGAGAGTTTAATGTTAGGATCCTGAATTTCTTTTCTTGATTTGGGCGTGCTGTCCTTTTGTGGTGGCCGTGCTAAAGTTGGGACCCTGAATTCCTGCTGAAGATTGCCTGGTATACTGAATATATAAGCCACCTAACTGTGTGTTGATAATTGCTATAGCTAACTGTGGTACACATAACATAAATGTCCACAAAGTTGAGAGCTAGCAGTAGTGTCCAACTGAAACTAGCTAAGCCACACTGTTTTTGCTCCTTCCCTTTTTTTCTGTGGGCAGCTCCAGTTCCTCACACCTTGAATATGCTCTTAATGTTATTAGAACTGATGCCATTCATGGTCATTTGTACATGTGTATAGAAGCACATCAAAACTACATTCTGTTATTCTCAAATTTTCTTCTTAGTCCTATAGTAGTATACATAGAAAAAAATACATTATATTGCAGCCACATGTTGAAGCTTCTTTTGTGCAAGAACAATTGCTTATGAACTCTTGTAGTTGGCACATCTGCCCGTACTCGTGCATGGGGCGGGGCCCTATCATATAACCTCTTGGAAAATGGTAACTCTGATCCCTGAACCTCTGCTATTGTTTTTGGTGCAGCTTTTGGCTAACAAGGAATTTGAGGCCTCCGTTGTGAGTCGAACTCCACTGAGGCGTGTCGGAGAACCAGGAGAGGTATCATCGCTGGTTGCTTTTCTTTGCATGCCTGGTTCCACTTACATAACAGGCCAGACGATCTCAGTGGATGGAGGTATGAGTGTCAATGGGCTCTATCCAGCTTGAAGACTACCAAGGAAGAGGCCACATTTCGCTTTGTTGCCCAGGAGCCCAGTCATATCTTGTGTTCTTGGCAACCAAAATAAATATTCCTGTAAAACTGAGGTCATCTTGAATCTAGACTCCACGAGTATTCACCATTGTTCAGATCAGCCATGTGAAGAAAGTTGTGGTCAGAATTGTGCGATCATTTCTCAGTGTGGTGAACTATTTTTCGGTTTATTAAACAATTGCCTTGCTGTTGGATTGATTTTTCTGTAGCAGGGCATGTTGAAATTCATACTCTCTTCCATCTAGTACAACAGCCATCATGCCTGCTCACAATGGTGGAAGGCAAAGTCAGATGAGAATCAGATGCAGAAGCAGTTGGGAAATGCTCCCACTGCGCGGGATCAAAAGCAACAACACGTTATCCATTTGCATTCAAAGTTGGTGTGACAACGACGTTCAAACTGCTGCTATTGTTTTGCACCCACCATTAGGACAGCCAAATATAGTGTTCTTCCATGTTCTATATTGCACTCCcatcggtcctttttactctgtatATAAAATTTGTCTGAAGTCAAGCTTGATAACGTTTGATCAACTTTATATAATAAATATTAACATTCACAATACGAAATCAATATAATTAGATGcgttatgaatttaatttttcatattgtataactttagtgtTGTAAGTATTGATATTCTTTTAATACAAATATGATCAGACTTTACCAAGTTTGGCTTGACAAATCTTAGATGTATAGAATAAAAAGGACCGAAGGTTTATTAAGCTCTGAGGTTTGGACTGCGGGCCAAGCAGTGCGATGAGTAGCAAGGCTCCCCAGGTCGCTCCCGCGGGCGGCCCGGgagcgaaccctagccgccgctagcGCAGGCCCCTTCGGCCCCTCCTcccctcgccggcggcggcggacgttgccgggcgaagcccgcgaggctcggcggcggcggggcccttccCTCCTCCAGCTCGAGTAGGGGCGGCGCGGGCCGTTCGGGCGGGCGGGGACTCGGCGCGGCGCTCGCGCGGGTGCACGCTCCGGCGAGGGTGGCCGTGTTCGAGGCGGTGTGGCGCAGGGCACGGTGCGGGCGCGTTGGGTTTCCGGCGGCGTAGATCGGACGCTAGGCCAGGAATCGCGGGGGGAGGCTCAGCTTCCTGTGGCGCCGCGCAGGCGATGTGTGACGGATCCGAGGTTGCACCTCCGGTGGGTGGCGGCCGCGGGTGCGTCGTCGGTAGGCTCCAGGCCTGCAACCTGGTGGTTCCTGCCCGACGAGTCTGGGCGGGTTTGCGGTCCCCCCTCCTGCCTCCTGGATCTTCGTCACCATGGTTTTGGCTGCGTCGGCTGCGGGCGGCGGATGGGacgccggggcggcggcctcggtcCGGACTCGGGCATGACTTGGGCGTGGACGACGTGCGTGCGCACGGCGACGCTCGGTTCCAGATCCGTGCGTGGGGTGCGGTCTTTCGGCCGGGCTCGGCAGCGGCTGGCGTGTGGCAGGCGCGGCGACCGGCTGGGCGTGGCGACTCTGCTGCTTTGGAGCGTGAGGTGTGCTGCTGATGGAGGAGCTGCTTGTCTGCGCTGCTGCTCTGTTTGTGCGGCCCCGATCTGGACCTGGTGTGTGCTAGCTCTTCGATCTGGGTGTTGCACTTGCGTTGTGGCTTTGGTGGCTGCGGTGGCGGTGGTCGTGGTGGTGCTGCCGTGGTGGACGACGGCTATGGCCAGGGAGGTGGTGCGTTTGTCTGGTCATGGTGGATCGTGGGATCCCGTGGCCGGAGTGAGGTAGGCCTCGGCAGGTGGTGGTTGATGGGCGGCGGTCGGTGGCTGCAGGTGGTCATCTCCGAGAGAAATCCTTGCTCCGGTCTTCTTCGGAGTCGGCGACGGCAGCGCCCGCGGGTGCCGTGATCTTTTTTGAAAGCGTCGCCGTGGAGGTGTGCTCCCCTTTCCCACGGCTTTAGCTCTGGAGGGAAACCTCAGATCCGCTGGATCGGGCGATGGAGGCGTCTTCGCGTCTTTCTCCTCTTTGGGGGCATTGTCTCGGAGCCGGCAACGACTGAGAGACCGGTGGAAGACGACATCTTCGCCGTGGATGGGCGGCATCTTTGCTGCGTGGTTTGCTGAGGCGTGGCGTTTGATTTCTGTTTGGCAATGATGATGGCGTCGCGAGGAGCTTGGGTCGCGGCATGGGATTTGGTAGTCGGTTCTTCCTGGCGTGTCCGAGGTGCTCTTCCGTGGTTACGGAGGGCACGTTCGGCGCAAGTCCCGCATATTTCCCCTGCGATGCTTGTCGTTAAAGTCGGAGCTGTCGGTTGCTTTCGCGTGGTGGCTTTCTGTTGGCATGTGCTGCCATGGTGCCTGGAGCTGTTTGTGGGTTGACTTCGACGATGGAGCTCTACGATGAAGTCGGAGTCCCCCGTTCGAGGCAACCGGTGATGACGATGACATTTGCGACTTCTCGGTGGATGTTTTTCTTCTTTGCAGCTTCGTGTCTCATGTCAGTGGTCAGGTTGGCCGGTGGTTCCCATGTCATATGGATTGGGTTGTATCGATTTTTGCccggttttccgttaattaacCGGATAATTCTTtttttcttaatcaatgaaaatggcaagtcttttgcctcgtttAAAGAAAAACAGTGCGATGATGTTGCTCCCTCGACTGGTGTTCTCGGAGGCTAGAAGAATAAAAATGTGATTGTTGCGCACCGTATAATAAATCTTGCAGAATAACACGGAGAAGGGCGTGATAAGACCTGCACGACATTGTTCCATAGCTGTTTCTTTCTTTCCGGATGCTCGTTTCGTTTGGACTCCTTGAATTGGTACCTCTCCCGTTCATGTTGTTGAGCTGTCTCCAGCGGCCGAGCATGTGAGATGAACGCAGAGGCGAACACTTGGCACCCGACGCTGCCGAGCACCGTCGGTACAACAGCAAGACGTCTGTCTCTGTCCTGTCCACCCCGGGGTGCTGCCGTCGCGCCATTGGCCGGGCTCGATCTTCGCATCCCTGAAAGCGCGACGCGACGCGAGGGACCATTGAATTGAACGGAGAAAAGGCTTCTCCTGTTTACGCGAGCGTGAGGAGGCCAACGGAAAAAAAAAATCTCGTGC
This window encodes:
- the LOC119290856 gene encoding tropinone reductase homolog At5g06060-like, coding for MAAAGTSGSSQPGAPGRWSLHGKTALVTGGTRGIGRAVVEELAALGAAVHTCSRKEAELGERLKEWEARGFRVTTSVCDLSVREQRERLIGDVAERFGGKLNILVNNVGTNIRKPTTEYSAEDYSFLMATNLESAYHLCQLAHPLLKASGLGSIVFISSVCGLVAVFSGTLYAMTKGAINQLTKNLACEWAKDGIRTNSVAPWYITTSLTEGLLANKEFEASVVSRTPLRRVGEPGEVSSLVAFLCMPGSTYITGQTISVDGGMSVNGLYPA